One genomic segment of Candidatus Binatia bacterium includes these proteins:
- a CDS encoding response regulator, whose protein sequence is MSKGKILVVDDEIYIVHILDFSLGMEGYEVVTALDGEQALERVASEKPDLIVLDIMMPKLDGYEVCRAVKSNPATKNVPVILLSAKGRNVDQKMGFDVGADDYITKPFSPRKLVERINQLLGQAVSERPASSA, encoded by the coding sequence ATGTCGAAAGGCAAGATCCTGGTGGTCGACGACGAGATCTACATCGTCCACATCCTGGATTTCAGTCTCGGGATGGAAGGCTACGAGGTGGTCACGGCGCTCGACGGGGAGCAGGCGCTGGAGCGCGTCGCTTCCGAGAAGCCCGATCTCATCGTGCTCGACATCATGATGCCGAAGCTGGACGGCTATGAAGTCTGCCGCGCGGTGAAATCGAATCCGGCCACCAAGAACGTGCCCGTGATCCTCCTCTCCGCGAAAGGGCGGAACGTCGACCAGAAGATGGGCTTCGACGTGGGCGCCGACGACTACATCACGAAGCCGTTCAGCCCGCGGAAACTGGTCGAGCGCATCAACCAGCTCCTGGGCCAGGCGGTCTCGGAGCGCCCCGCCTCCAGCGCGTAG